TACTCCCTAACAAttcctcctccacctcctTACATATCTGTCGTATACAATACGCACGTCACTAAAATCTAATACTGGTTATTTGACAGCAAATTCCTTTGAAAGTCTCGAACTGCTTCGAACTGTTGCGGCATCATCTTTACCTGAGGTCGCTTTGACACCATGAACTCCAACGCTTCGTCGGGGCTCATTCCTTTTTCCGCCACGAGGTAACAGGCGATGAGAACGGCACTACGTCCGCGGCCTGCTTTGCAATGAACGTAGGCCGTGCTTCCTCGATCTCCGCACTCCTTTATGAGACGCAGTGCCTCGTATATGTTCGattgcgacggcgacgagaagtaTTCTTGCGTTTCGAATATCACTtgttcgacgccgacgtcgccccATTCCTaagaggagagaagagagagagagagtgagTGACATTGATGAGGACTCCGTGCGTTCTTGCCTCGCTTGTGGCTGCGAAGAAGCGCAGTTCGTAGCGTTCATTGAGACTGATCACTGTACGAACGTTTTCCTCGCTGACAAGCTAAGAAGACGAGCAGAATCTCGCAAGCGCAGTCGACGAAGCTGTCGTCTTACCTCCGCGACGTGCTTTCGCAGTGGAAGAGCTCCCAGAATGACTCGATCGTCGATGCGATCGTACCATCGACGGCTTGGCCCTTCTCGCACGACGTTCCACAAGAGCGAAGGGTAGAACAAGAAGCGAGGCACCAACCACATCTGGCTAATGAATCACGTGACAATTGAATCCTAttgttttttagaaatttgaATTTATACTCATCTTTTACTTTTTTGCACTCAGCAGAGAGTTAAACGTTTTAAATACGAGGCTGGTAGAAGCAGACGTTCCCACCCAAACAACCGCTTGCCAACAACATGTGTACAGGAGAGCACCTGTTGTACGAAGAAAGAgttcaaaaaaaaaggaaaaaatcctCGATGATCTCTTACCTGGTGCTTAGTACGGTATTTCTATGGctaatcaaagttttgacTTCAGAAAAGGGTCGTGCAATTTCCTGCAACATATATGTACGTTCTATAATAGATCTACAATAAAGTGTATGTTTTCTTGCTTGAGTCAAAACTGCACCAACGGCTTCACCGCAGGTATCATCACAGGCAAGAAGTCTCAGCCTGAATAACTACACCATTTAAGCTGGACGTTCCTTTGTATATTCACTTACCCAAAGGAAAATGGAGAAAACGCTATACGACCGTCATAACTGAAACACGGCTCTTTGATGTACTCCCGTTCTTTGTTTGGTTCCTAAGGTCCACTGTGTCAGTTTATGCGGTGTACTATAGTCGGCTATTTACCTCTACGTATCGACACAATTTTGGATTTCCATCTAGCGTGAGAGCATCGTCGAGAACGTACAAAGCTGACCACTAGAAAACCGAATAACGTAAATCCATTATCTTTATAACAATTCCTCGTACTTCTCGATCTCCAATACTTGAAGCAAATCGGGTCAATAGACATTCGCCTTTGGGATGCATTTGCAGTGAAGTGATAGCCAATGGGTTCATCTCTGGTAGCTGCAATTTATCAAAAAATCTTCGACATCAAAATCCTATAAGAACGTTTTCTACTTACTACGTCATAGCAAAATTTAAGCTTATTCTTTTCCCTAGTAAAGTGTTCGTCATTCAAGTAGGAGAAATCtctaaaaatttcaattatGAAGGACCCTTTGAGTGAAAAATCCGCACGTACTCTTTACGATGGCTAAACCAGCACTGATCCATGCTAAAATCACAGAAGTCTCTCTAGTATAGGAACAACATTTCAAAACAATGAGCTTGAAAAGACTTCAAACGTCCTACTTCTAAAGACTGAAGATCCAAATTCTGTATAACAGCCAGCATTCCAATCGTTGAACTTACAACcttaagaaaaaaacactaGGCTCATGCCGTCTTAGAGAACTTATATAAAACTATAACCAGTTGAGCGCTGTCAGGAGACAAGACAATTCGGGCAATAAATCTTACACTCATCACCTATAGTAGAGCAAAGtgagattaattaaagagatATTATGAGTGCCAATAAAGATCTATATTTCAGTGGTGCACTCGCGTTCTCCGCCTACAAGGCTTACCACTCTGCCTTGCACTGCTCCTGAAGAGAACTCGTTCAAATCCCAAAGCCTTAGAAATAACAGCTTTTCTCTGAAAGGATACGGTGTCGATTCTTTTCACCTTATGGTGTCATCGAACCCTGCCGTGATCACGAGACGAGTCTTGTAGCAGTATTCTATACTCTTAACCCAGTCTCTAGAAACAAGagttcaaaaaaaagagtccAGTATAAAGGTTGATGCTACCTGTGTCCAACGAGACTGTACGCTTTCTGATCAAGTTTCCTCAGGTCCCACACCCCAACAGTCGTATCATCTAACCGCGAAAAAAATCTTATCTAGAACAGTTTACATATCTTGACCTACCGGAACACGAAAGAAATATTCTCGAATCTAGAAATCTAGCACCAACAATACTCACAAACCAGAAAACCAATAGGTAAATATTTCACCGTATGCAGTTGACGCAGTCGGCGTGGGCACCGGTGATCGTCTTGATTTTCTGATGCGAATAAGGATCAAAAGAGAgtatcgaatttttttcacaggCAGCAACGAGAACGTCCCTATGAGAAGAATCGGTCTCAACATCGCCCAACGACCCGTGTCTCTGCTACTAAAAAACCCGGTCGGAGAAAAAGCCAAGCCAAAAACGCTTCCATGTGCGGACTCTTCCCCTGGTTCGATATCCAACGACTTGGTGGAGGCAAAAGCGCGATAGAGTCCATTAATCTGAAGAGTCCATCTTAGACATGTGTAAGCTGAACAGAAGATTCAATAGAGACTTCCGATTGCAGACTGAAGGGAGAGCCATAGCGTCGACACTCAATTCTCTGGTGGAGACTTCCCATCGATAACCAAGCCTCTAAATCGATAGGCTAAAGTAGATATGCCTAGGGTTAGATACATCGAAGCTAAATCTAAGACTGAGGCTGCGTCTACGCGGCTGTCGC
This is a stretch of genomic DNA from Oscarella lobularis chromosome 16, ooOscLobu1.1, whole genome shotgun sequence. It encodes these proteins:
- the LOC136196536 gene encoding phosphatidylglycerophosphatase and protein-tyrosine phosphatase 1-like; this encodes MWLVPRFLFYPSLLWNVVREGPSRRWYDRIDDRVILGALPLRKHVAELVSEENVRTVISLNERYELRFFAATSEEWGDVGVEQVIFETQEYFSSPSQSNIYEALRLIKECGDRGSTAYVHCKAGRGRSAVLIACYLVAEKGMSPDEALEFMVSKRPQVKMMPQQFEAVRDFQRNLLSNNQY
- the LOC136196534 gene encoding DDB1- and CUL4-associated factor 10-like, yielding MGSLHQRIECRRYGSPFSLQSEINGLYRAFASTKSLDIEPGEESAHGSVFGLAFSPTGDVLVAACEKNSILSFDPYSHQKIKTITGAHADCVNCIRFLDSRIFLSCSDDTTVGVWDLRKLDQKAYSLVGHRDWVKSIEYCYKTRLVITAGFDDTIRLWDLNEFSSGAVQGRVVMSVRFIARIVLSPDSAQLVVSSTIGMLAVIQNLDLQSLERDFCDFSMDQCWFSHRKEDFSYLNDEHFTREKNKLKFCYDVLPEMNPLAITSLQMHPKGECLLTRFASSIGDREWSALYVLDDALTLDGNPKLCRYVEEPNKEREYIKEPCFSYDGRIAFSPFSFGLRLLACDDTCGEAVGAVLTQEIARPFSEVKTLISHRNTVLSTRCSPVHMLLASGCLGGNVCFYQPRI